From the Tachyglossus aculeatus isolate mTacAcu1 chromosome 21, mTacAcu1.pri, whole genome shotgun sequence genome, one window contains:
- the CRYM gene encoding ketimine reductase mu-crystallin, producing the protein MSLGVPAFLGPGEVSRHLGRVSLLLAPLESALANCSRGTDGGVVQPLRTVLPVAPHRGFLGVMPAYSAAEDALTTKLVTFYEGRSPGSAAPSHQATVMLFDPRDGSLLAVMDGNIITAKRTAAVSAIATKYLKPPCSEVLCIIGAGVQAYSHYEVFMEQFSFKEVRIWNRTKKNAEKFAQTVEGEVRVCSSVQEAVMDADVIITVTMATEPILFGDWVKPGAHINAVGASRPDWRELDDEVMKNAVLYVDSREAALKESGDVILSGVEIFAELGEVVRGMKPAQCEKTTVFKSLGMAVEDTVTAKLIYDSWSSEK; encoded by the exons ATGAGCTTGGGGGTCCCGGCTTTCCTGGGTCCCGGGGAGGTGTCTCGGCACCTGGGCCGGGTCAGCCTGCTGCTGGCCCCGCTGGAGTCGGCGCTGGCCAACTGCTCCCGAGGCACCGACGGCGGCGTCGTGCAGCCCCTGAGGACCGTGCTGCCCGTCGCCCCGCACCGAGG GTTCCTGGGGGTGATGCCCGCCTACAGCGCGGCCGAGGACGCGCTGACCACCAAGCTGGTCACCTTCTACGAGGGCCGCAGCCCCGGCTCCGCAGCCCCCTCGCACCAGGCCACCGTGATGCTCTTCGACCCCCGCGACGGCTCCCTGCTGGCG GTCATGGATGGAAACATCATCACGGCCAAACGGACTGCGGCTGTGTCGGCCATTGCCACCAAG TATTTAAAGCCTCCGTGCAGTGAAGTGCTTTGCATTATCGGAGCTGGTGTGCAGGCCTACAGCCATTATGAGGTCTTCATGGAACAATTTTCTTTTAAAGAG GTGAGGATATGGAATCGCACCAAGAAGAATGCTGAAAAGTTTGCCCAGACTGTGGAAGGAGAAGTGCGAGTTTGTTCATCAGTCCAGGAGGCCGTGATGGACGCTGATGTGATCATCACGGTCACTATGGCTACGGAACCCATTCTATTTGGTGACTGGGTGAAGCCAGGTGCACACATCAATG CTGTAGGAGCCAGCAGGCCTGACTGGAGGGAACTGGATGATGAGGTCATGAAGAACGCCGTGCTGTATGTGGATTCCCGGGAAGCAGCTCTGAAGGAGTCAGGAGATGTCATATTATCTGGG GTGGAGATCTTTGCCGAGCTGGGCGAGGTAGTGAGAGGAATGAAACCAGCCCAGTGTGAGAAAACCACGGTGTTCAAGTCTCTGG